The Streptomyces capitiformicae genome contains the following window.
ACCGTGCGGAGCAGGCAGTCCGTCTTCTCCTTGTTGATGCGGGTGCAGCCCTTGCCGTGGCACTGGTAGGCCGGGGGCTGGGGCCTACCGGCCGCCTTGCGGTAGGTGACAGTCATGGGGGCGTCGCAGACGTCGCACACGTGCGCGCCACTGAAGGCGTGCCGGGCACCGCCCGAGAAGTTGGTGCGCCGGTCGCCGTCCTTGAGGATGCCCTGCACCTCGTGGAACACCTTGACGAACTCCGCCACGCTGACGGGCTTGCCGTCGTACGAGGCGCCTTCAAAGTCAGCGACGCAGGGCCACGAGGCAGGCAGTTCCTTGCCCTTGTGGGTGCGCTTGCCGATGTAGGCGACCCGCCGCGCCATGCCGCGCATGGTCCGCGTACTCAGGGGCTTGCCCTGTCGGCCGACGAGGCCGCGCGCCTTGAAGTCCCGCTCGATGGCGGCCATGGAGTGCCCGGCCCGGATGCGGAAGAACAGCTCGATGACGGCCTGCGCCTCGTCGCGCTTGGGCCTCTGCTCAGTGGGGCGCATGACCCGGCGGCCACTGGCGTCCCGAACACGCTCGTAGTCGCGCTCGTAGCCGAAGGGGCATACGCCGTGGCCCCTGGCTCCGCCGGGATGGTTGAGGTTGGTCTTCACGCCGCGCGTCACCCTCTTGTGGGTCTTGTAGCTCTCGTACTCAGAGTCGACCCCGTCCAGCAGCAGCGTCCGCCGGTCGTTGCCGTTGCGAGGGTCGAGGATGCGCTCGTGGGTCTGCACGTAGAAGCGCACGCCCTTCTCCTCGCACAGGTCGAGCAGCGTCACCCACTCGCCGGTCTTCCGGCTGCCGCGCGAGGACTCCCACAGCCACAGCAGGTCGGCGCCGAACCGGTTGTTGCGCAGGTCGGCGAGCAGCCGCTCGAAGTCGTCGCGGGCCTTCTTGGCGTAGCGGCTGGCGGAGCCGATGTCCTTGTAGGGCTTGCCGAGGGTGATGCCGAGTTCGGCAGCCGTCTCCGCGTGCTCGGAGTGTTGCTGCTCGGGGCTGCGCTCGGTGCCCGACTTGTCGACGCTGACGCGCAGGTACTCGCGGGCGGTGAGCGCTGCCGTGGCGGTGGTCATCGGTCCTCCCCGGGGCGCTGAGCCCTCTCAGCATGGCCCCTGATCTGTGGTGCGGCGGGAGCTTGCATCGGCGGTCACCCTCCCGGGTGACGATGAGCAGGGTGGCCCACTCGACCAAGGCATGCGGCAGGTCGAGTGCGGCAGGATAGGGAAGCAAGCGTGCGGGGTGTACCTCCGCCGACACGACACCCTCGCCCAGCTCGCAGTCGGCTTCGGATTTTCCGTCGGCACCGCCCACGCCTACGTAGCAGCCGTCGTCGACCTGCTGGCCAACCGCGCGCCCGGCCTGCTGCAGCGCCCTGCGCGAAGCCGACCCTGGCTACGTCCTGCTCGACGGCACCCTCGCGGAGTGCGACCGGGTCGGCGCCAGCCGGGCTGACTTCTGGCACAAGCACCGCCGCCAGGGGGTAAACGTGCAGGTGGTGACCGACC
Protein-coding sequences here:
- a CDS encoding recombinase family protein; protein product: MTTATAALTAREYLRVSVDKSGTERSPEQQHSEHAETAAELGITLGKPYKDIGSASRYAKKARDDFERLLADLRNNRFGADLLWLWESSRGSRKTGEWVTLLDLCEEKGVRFYVQTHERILDPRNGNDRRTLLLDGVDSEYESYKTHKRVTRGVKTNLNHPGGARGHGVCPFGYERDYERVRDASGRRVMRPTEQRPKRDEAQAVIELFFRIRAGHSMAAIERDFKARGLVGRQGKPLSTRTMRGMARRVAYIGKRTHKGKELPASWPCVADFEGASYDGKPVSVAEFVKVFHEVQGILKDGDRRTNFSGGARHAFSGAHVCDVCDAPMTVTYRKAAGRPQPPAYQCHGKGCTRINKEKTDCLLRTVMLAYLGAELVTVQAELILKRSQLEAFEAEDPETPAEARLIGRKIERLTGEIRELEKGETELTPGPSPLAALFGYGLDVEKRWDATPVEAQRSIARMLLAPDVLGQVRVKQVSASASPNVTDRLRWVDADGRDVTPLSR